The window CGCCAAGCTCATTGGCGAGCGCGAGTTCTCGGTCCTCTTTCACGAGGGGGAGAGGGACCACATCCACATCTCGATCGTCGCCAAGCGCGCCATCCTGCTCGTCATCTTCGACGAACGCTCTTCCCTGGGTCTGGTCCGGCTGCGGGTCAAACGCGCCAGCGGCGAGTTCGACAAGATCTTCGAGACCATGGCCCGGAAAGCCAACGCCGGAGTCGTAGAGGGAGCGTCACCGACGCCTTTCTCCGAGATCACCGACGACGACATCGACGCCCTGTTCAGCGATTGAGCCCGAGACCGACCCTCCTGACGCGCCATGACTTTCATCAACTACGCTGCCAAAGAGATCAACTGCAAGATCGTCTACTATGGCCCCGGTCTCGGGGGCAAGACGACCAATCTGCAGTATATCTACAGCAAGACCTCTCCGGACGCCAAGGGCAAGATGATCTCGTTGGCGACCGAGACGGATCGCACGCTATTCTTCGATTTCCTGCCGCTCGACCTGGGCACCATCCGCGGCTTCACGACCCGCTTCCACCTCTACACGGTGCCTGGGCAGGTCTTCTATGACGCCAGCCGCAAGCTGATCCTCAAAGGCGCCGACGGAGTGATCTTCGTCGCCGACAGCCAGAAAGAGCGAATGGAGTCGAACATCGAGTCGATCCGCAATCTGGAGACCAATCTGAAGCAGCACGGTCTCGATCTTGCGACGTT is drawn from bacterium and contains these coding sequences:
- a CDS encoding gliding-motility protein MglA; protein product: MTFINYAAKEINCKIVYYGPGLGGKTTNLQYIYSKTSPDAKGKMISLATETDRTLFFDFLPLDLGTIRGFTTRFHLYTVPGQVFYDASRKLILKGADGVIFVADSQKERMESNIESIRNLETNLKQHGLDLATLPYALQFNKRDLPNALPTAELYRVLNYKREPTFKAVAPNGRGVFDTLKSVAKQILVELRKR
- a CDS encoding roadblock/LC7 domain-containing protein, which produces AKLIGEREFSVLFHEGERDHIHISIVAKRAILLVIFDERSSLGLVRLRVKRASGEFDKIFETMARKANAGVVEGASPTPFSEITDDDIDALFSD